The DNA sequence TAATGCAAACCCAAAACAGGAAGAAATGGTCGGTGGTATCGCGGGTATACATCCATAGACCCCGTAtaaacatcatcaagcacATCAACCGCGCCTCCTCTAAGCCCGAGCAACGCTCTCAGTCTCGCTAATCACACTGCCAACCTCGGACCAGCTACCAGGAGTGGCGATCCCATCGTCACTATCGCTCATGACGCCATAGTCCCCATCCTTGGAGGAAGCAGCATCAAAGTTGACATCAACGCCAGATTCAGCGATAGAGGCAGTGTCATCGCTAGGCGTTCTCTGTCCTTGGCTGAGGTACTCCCCATCAGACATCGGTGGTTCAGGCGTAACAGGCAGAGGCGAGTAAAACCCAGTGTTGGACTGAGCCCACGCCTGAATCGAGGCATAGGCATCAGACTGGGTGCTGCTGTAGCTGGCAGACAtgtcttgctcctcctcgcggCCGATGGTCTCGCtgcgggtggtgggagtgtgAGTCCCATCCTCGGTCTTCTCATAGGCGTCAGGAAACTGATCACGGAGGCTGGTATCGTTGGATTGCGAGTCGAAATCAAAGAGAACTTCAGGGTTGgtagcagcaacagcctttTGCGCGGGCTCAGGGCTCTGGGTGCGGGGAGTAGCGGCATAGATATCGGATACGGTTTCGTCATGATCGGGCTTTAACAAATTGGCGGCTTCCGTCTCGTCGATGTGAGGGCGCTCTTCCAATTCGATACCGTGCTCATCAGCAAAGGGGTTGTAAACCATTGCAGCATTCAGTCCGCGCACGCCTTCGAGGTTGCCACGGCGTCTAACCACATTGTTTGAATCATTCGCTGGGTTGGCACCAGTGTTGTAAACCAAAGTACCGCGTTCACCAGAGTTGTCAGGCCGTAAGAAGTCGTCAAAGGtaggaaggcgaggagtgGGCGATTCGGCCGATTGTGACTGTTGTTCGTTCCGGCGAGCGTTCCAATACATCAGTTCCTCTCGTTGTCTCCTCCGCGTTTCGtcgtcagcatcaacatTGTGAGATTCGTAGAATCCGTGAGCGTCTTCTGGGCGGTTGAAACGGGGCTGTCGGTTGTCTGGGTCGAAGTCGTCACCGAGAGAGCGgagggcgatggcgatgcgTCTACGTAGGTCCTCGGCTACGCGGCGGACCTCGGGGCTTTCATAGATAGCTACAGCTACGGCTGCAGCTACGCCGACAGCAGCTATGCTGACTGAAGCAAGCAAGGCGTGGTTAACAGGGGGCATGTTCGATATCTGGTGTAAGGATGATTGGGGATTGAAGAAATGCGATAAGCGGAGTGATAATGATAAGGTAGAGAGAGTGGGGCAAGATCAAGCGCTGGGAACTTCTCGACTTGGAAACCTTGAAGATATTCTTCGCTGCCTCCTTCTCACTGACAGTTGCTGAATGAGAAAGCAACAATACCAAACCCGAGAAAGATTCAACAGAGATCAAGTATCCCAACAATTAAAATGAGCTGCCTCGAGGCTTGCGTGTCGTCTATTCGCCACTTGTCACGGGAGTGGCCAGTGCTGACCTAAACCTCAGGCGACAAACAACGACGGTGATTCGCACTGAAGAATTGGCGATGCAGACAAGGGTGCGGGGAACACAACGCAAAAGACAATGCTGTGGTTTTTGGCGGGAGAAGGCTAGTAACAATAACTTACCTTTGGCCGCGATTGGCAGTGGCATCTTTGGAGAGAAACGGCTTCAATCTCCAAAACCTGCTGGCGACGGGTTTGTTTGGCGGGTAGAGGGTGATGGAAGAGGGAAAAAGGTAGTCAAAGGAAAGTGTCCCAGATAACTGGAACTGGGGAGCGGCAAAGCAAGTTTGCGCACGCACGCTCGGTGAACAGTAACTCCCTCGCCCCTGGAAAGCTTACGTAGAGTGCAGGCGGGCGGGTAAGGCGGACCGGAGGCGCACCTCCATGGCAGGGCAGTGGGAAACTCAGTTTAGTATTCCAGGCACGGGCTCGGGGGCTTCCCCTCACTTTAAACTCATTCAACCTTAGCGTTTATGAGCAGCTGATTCGGTGCTCCAGATTTTGACACGCTGGACAACGATGAGAGGTCAATTCCTACAAGAACGGCATTCCGGTCCAGCCAGTTGTTCATGCAGCTGCATAGAATTGACGGATGACCGCCGATAGCATCAATGCTCAGTTTAGCAAATCAAGGAGTTTAGAGCCTCGTCACCGACTCAGAAACTCTCCCGAGTACTGGCCTGATTGCGTGTCAGCCTCGGATGTGGCGCAACTGGGCGTTACTGTAGATGATTGgctacaccaccaccacattgAAACGCATAATGTTGATATGGAGTTATGACAGCCCAAGTGACCAGCGTATGAATTGCAGTTAAGTCGTCGATTCTGGGAATAAGAAGTAAGTTTTGGCTATTCGAGGGATTCTCTTTGTCTTCGGATCTGAAAGAGAAGTCTCCACACATTCTCTCAGCCTTGTAAGTGGACATCTCAAGATAAGGTAGGAACTGGATAACTTAACCCTGCTTTTTACATAAAAACTAACCCAGCTTCATTGACTTACAGTCCAAACATTAGATATTTGAAATCGCAACTTTATATATCAATCGTCCTGACTCTACCTACACAGATGCCGTTCTAGTATATGATGTCCCAGACCTAGCTTTGTGTGTTTATTGTCTTAACTTGACTGGAAATTCTTTATGATATAGGAAAGGGTCTTAATTATCTCAGGTAGTCTTTTTTGCCAGCTTTACTTTATAAGGTTTTAGCTTTCTTAAGACTTAATTCCAACTTTGTGTATCTCAATCTCAGCCTAATCCCAACTTTCTCTATCTGAATCCCAGCGTAATCCCCGCTTTATAGATATACCTGTTATATATACCTATGTAAATAGTCTTAACTTTTTTGAAACTTGAGTGGCATGAACTTTATTTATTCTTTTTCTTAGCTTCATATACCTCTATTCTCATCTTTAGTACCTCAACCTCGAATCCAAGCTTTATATTCTATATTCTAGCTTTTCCTAGACTCAGTCCCACCTTTGAATGTCTATTATCTTAGTTTTACATAGCTTCAGTCCAAGCTCAGTCCCGACTTTATATGTCCATAATCTTAGCTTCATATAACTTCAGTCCCAGCTCTATCCCATCTTTATACAGAGGTATCTTAGTACATATAATCTTCAAATAGAATCAAGAGCGTCACTGAGCACAGGTTTGCACAGGTCTG is a window from the Podospora pseudocomata strain CBS 415.72m chromosome 6, whole genome shotgun sequence genome containing:
- a CDS encoding hypothetical protein (EggNog:ENOG503NVHK): MPLPIAAKVSIAAVGVAAAVAVAIYESPEVRRVAEDLRRRIAIALRSLGDDFDPDNRQPRFNRPEDAHGFYESHNVDADDETRRRQREELMYWNARRNEQQSQSAESPTPRLPTFDDFLRPDNSGERGTLVYNTGANPANDSNNVVRRRGNLEGVRGLNAAMVYNPFADEHGIELEERPHIDETEAANLLKPDHDETVSDIYAATPRTQSPEPAQKAVAATNPEVLFDFDSQSNDTSLRDQFPDAYEKTEDGTHTPTTRSETIGREEEQDMSASYSSTQSDAYASIQAWAQSNTGFYSPLPVTPEPPMSDGEYLSQGQRTPSDDTASIAESGVDVNFDAASSKDGDYGVMSDSDDGIATPGSWSEVGSVISETESVARA